In Poecilia reticulata strain Guanapo linkage group LG17, Guppy_female_1.0+MT, whole genome shotgun sequence, the following proteins share a genomic window:
- the abhd4 gene encoding (Lyso)-N-acylphosphatidylethanolamine lipase isoform X3: protein MSLLKTTESKILACIKNDLWARFVTLANQDRIWTLSLTNKGTPKSAEQAPKTPLVMVHGFGGGVGLWIRNLDALSRSRTVYAFDLLGFGRSSRPSFPSDAAKAEEQFVDSIEQWRQAVGLENMILLGHSLGGYLATSYTIQXPSRVSHLILVDPWGFPERAKPETQQSEDQGAEVVKRPTIPRWARAIVSIVSLFNPLAVIRAAGPWGPGLVNRFRPDFKRKFEDLFDDDTMTQYIYHCNAQTPSGEVGFRAMSETLGWAKRPMLQRVHLLPPSMPVTMLYGARSWVESSSGDRVAEIRGKAHTKVLLVDDASHHVYADQPDNFNRVVENICKSVD, encoded by the exons ATGTCCCTATTGAAGACTACAGAGTCTAAGATTCTTGCCT GTATTAAGAATGATTTATGGGCCAGGTTTGTGACCCTCGCAAACCAGGACCGCATATGGACTCTGTCTCTTACCAACAAGGGGACTCCCAAATCTGCAGAACAAG CACCTAAGACTCCCTTGGTGATGGTTCATGGCTTTGGAGGAGGGGTAGGGCTATGGATCAGGAACTTGGACGCCCTGAGCCGTTCGCGGACCGTCTACGCCTTTGACCTTTTGGGCTTCGGCAGGAGTTCGAGGCCTAGCTTCCCGTCAGACGCTGCCAAGGCAGAGGAGCAGTTTGTGGACTCCATTGAGCAGTGGAGGCAGGCTGTTGGTCTGGAGAACATGATCCTCCTGGGGCACAGTTTGGGGGGCTACCTGGCTACCTCATACACAATTCAGYACCCTTCCAG AGTGTCTCACCTTATCTTGGTGGACCCCTGGGGTTTCCCTGAGCGAGCCAAACCAGAGACCCAGCAGAGTGAGGATCAGGGCGCTGAGGTGGTCAAGAGGCCCACCATTCCCAGATGGGCAAGAGCAATCGTCTCGATTGTTTCCCTCTTCAACCCGCTGGCTGTTATCAGAGCTGCAGGCCCATGGG GCCCAGGCTTGGTGAACAGGTTCCGCCCCGATTTCAAAAGGAAATTCGAGGATCTCTTTGACGATGACACAATGACGCAGTACATTTACCACTGTAATGCACAGACTCCAAG TGGGGAGGTAGGTTTCCGGGCCATGTCAGAAACGCTAGGGTGGGCTAAGAGGCCAATGCTGCAGCGAGTACATCTTCTGCCGCCCTCCATGCCCGTCACCATGCTGTATGGGGCTAGATCCTGGGTGGAAAGCTCATCTGGGGACAGAGTAGCCGAGATTAGGGGCAAAGCCCACACCAAAGTGCTG CTGGTAGACGACGCCTCACACCACGTCTACGCTGATCAACCAGACAACTTCAACAGAGTGGTGGAAAACATATGTAAATCTGTAGACTGA
- the tgm1l1 gene encoding protein-glutamine gamma-glutamyltransferase K, whose product MPGERLTVRSSSEIGRFPGAAPPIRVELTIQSEVGKKQEERGCRRWFRKICPCCCKRQNSESYDITDKVEFTKPPITTPEPAKPKPENGEMKEFGDVKLSVCSVDLLSSKSGPNRTEHHTDLYHGDELIIRRGQAFQMEIEFNRPFSPDTDKMHLELKTGPLPIVSKGTHVIIPLVEHLEDERWEAKVTEQTCNKVKLSVNSPANAVIGLFGLTVTTXSAKDEEPTVHNPSKDIVILFNPWCXEDTVFLDDEEQRKEYVLNDTGRIYYGTEKQIGARTWNFGQFHEGILDACLFVLEKSDMPPSGRGDPVNVVRVVSAMINAQDDYGVLVGNWSGNYSDGVSPAAWSSSVEILRKYHSSTGVPVRYGQCWVFSGVTTTVLRCLGIPARSVTNFQSAHDTDVSLTTDVYFDENMEPIEHLNSDSXWNFHVWNDCWMARPDLPPGNGGWQAVDSTPQETSQGTFRCGPASVNAIRSGHVYLKHDTPFVFAEVNSDKIYWQRNLDGTFGQIYSEKKAXGHCISTKAVGSDERBDITHQYKHPEESEEERIAVETACRYGSKPDVYCTPAAEDVSVEVKIDGEGPRMGNDAKLSIVVKNQSSQPRQTTLHSQVAVMYYTGVLKNAIKKDKIPVELLPNEEKIIEWLLPYQHYQNQLVDQAALMLTLXGRVSETKQVLANQTTFRLRTPDLQITPLGEAVVGKEMSAKIAFTNPLSRVLKDVVFRVEGLGLQKGHEVVIGDVGGQATVTVTEHFIPTQPGPRKLVASLDCKQLTQVHGVADIMVNEQ is encoded by the exons ATGCCAGGTGAGCGATTGACAGTTCGAAGCTCGTCGGAAATCGGGCGTTTCCCCGGAGCGGCCCCGCCCATTCGGGTGGAGCTGACCATTCAGAGCGAAGTGGGGAAGAAGCAGGAGGAGAGAGGCTGCCGTCGCTGGTTCAGGAAGATCTGCCCGTGCTGCTGCAAGCGTCAAAACAGCGAGTCTTACGATATCACGGATAAGGTGGAGTTCACCAAGCCCCCGATCACGACGCCTGAGCCTGCCAAGCCAAAGCCTGAGAATGGAGAAATGAAGGAATTCGGAG ATGTCAAGCTCTCAGTGTGCTCAGTGGACCTCCTGAGCTCCAAGAGTGGTCCGAACAGGACGGAGCATCACACCGATCTGTACCACGGGGACGAGCTGATCATCCGTAGAGGACAGGCCTTCCAGATGGAGATAGAGTTCAACAGGCCTTTCAGTCCTGACACGGATAAAATGCACTTGGAGCTGAAAACag GTCCCTTGCCTATTGTGTCTAAAGGAACCCACGTCATCATTCCTCTGGTGGAGCACCTGGAGGACGAGCGCTGGGAGGCSAAGGTCACAGAGCAGACCTGCAACAAGGTCAAGCTGTCCGTGAACTCCCCGGCCAACGCCGTGATCGGCCTGTTCGGCCTCACTGTCACGACTCAMTCGGCGAAGGACGAGGAGCCAACAGTTCACAACCCCAGCAAGGACATCGTCATCCTCTTCAACCCTTGGTGTGN agagGATACCGTGTTCYTGGATGACGAAGAGCAGAGGAAGGAGTATGTGCTGAATGACACTGGGAGGATTTACTACGGGACAGAGAAGCAAATCGGAGCCCGCACGTGGAACTTTGGGCAG TTTCATGAGGGAATCCTGGACGCATGTCTGTTCGTCTTGGAGAAGAGCGACATGCCTCCATCTGGCCGAGGGGATCCGGTCAACGTGGTCAGAGTCGTATCTGCCATG ATAAACGCCCAGGACGACTACGGAGTCCTGGTTGGGAACTGGTCAGGGAACTACTCTGACGGCGTCTCTCCTGCAGCGTGGAGCAGCAGCGTGGAGATCCTGAGGAAGTACCACTCGTCCACAGGAGTACCCGTGAGATATGGCCAGTGCTGGGTCTTCTCTGGTGTCACTACAACAg TGCTGCGGTGCCTCGGCATACCAGCCCGTAGCGTGACCAACTTCCAGTCTGCCCACGACACCGACGTGTCCCTCACYACGGATGTTTACTTTGACGAGAACATGGAGCCAATTGAGCACCTCAACAGTGACTCTRTCTG GAATTTCCACGTGTGGAATGATTGCTGGATGGCCAGACCAGACCTACCCCCTGGCAACGGAGGCTGGCAGGCTGTTGACTCCACACCCCAAGAGACGAGCCAGGGCACCTTCCGCTGTGGCCCGGCCTCTGTCAACGCCATCCGCTCYGGTCATGTCTACCTCAAACACGACACGCCTTTTGTCTTTGCTGAG GTGAACAGTGATAAAATCTACTGGCAGAGGAACCTTGACGGTACTTTCGGTCAGATCTACAGTGAAAAGAAAGCCRTTGGGCACTGCATCAGCACCAAAGCTGTGGGCTCTGATGAGCGCRACGATATCACACACCAGTACAAACATCCAGAAG AGTCTGAGGAGGAGCGCATTGCGGTGGAGACAGCTTGTCGGTATGGCAGCAAGCCAGACGTCTAYTGCACTCCTGCAGCCGAGGATGTGAGCGTGGAGGTGAAGATTGATGGCGAGGGGCCTAGGATGGGCAACGACGCCAAGCTGAGCATTGTGGTAAAAAACCAGAGCTCACAGCCCCGCCAGACGACTCTACACAGCCAGGTGGCTGTCATGTACTATACTGGCGTGCTGAAGAACGCTATTAAGAAGGACAAGATCCCCGTGGAGCTTTTGCCCAATGAAG AGAAGATTATTGAATGGTTATTGCCGTACCAGCACTACCAGAACCAGTTGGTGGACCAGGCTGCTCTGATGCTGACACTGWCTGGAAGAGTCAGTGAAACCAAGCAAGTGTTGGCCAACCAGACAACCTTCAGGCTCCGTACRCCTGACCTCCAGATTACG cctctgGGTGAAGCTGTGGTTGGTAAGGAGATGTCAGCAAAGATTGCCTTCACCAACCCGCTGTCACGTGTACTGAAGGATGTCGTGTTCAGGGTGGAGGGCCTGGGCCTCCAGAAGGGCCATGAAGTGGTCATAGG TGATGTCGGAGGCCAAGCTACAGTAACAGTGACGGAGCACTTCATCCCCACCCAACCTGGACCCAGAAAACTGGTGGCGTCACTTGACTGTAAACAGCTCACACAAGTGCATGGAGTAGCTGACATCATGGTTAACGAACAATGA
- the abhd4 gene encoding (Lyso)-N-acylphosphatidylethanolamine lipase isoform X2 encodes MDPAPAPAPIQNDCETESSSLWSWWPSWCPTSMSLLKTTESKILACIKNDLWARFVTLANQDRIWTLSLTNKGTPKSAEQAPKTPLVMVHGFGGGVGLWIRNLDALSRSRTVYAFDLLGFGRSSRPSFPSDAAKAEEQFVDSIEQWRQAVGLENMILLGHSLGGYLATSYTIQXPSRVSHLILVDPWGFPERAKPETQQSEDQGAEVVKRPTIPRWARAIVSIVSLFNPLAVIRAAGPWGPGLVNRFRPDFKRKFEDLFDDDTMTQYIYHCNAQTPSGEVGFRAMSETLGWAKRPMLQRVHLLPPSMPVTMLYGARSWVESSSGDRVAEIRGKAHTKVLLVDDASHHVYADQPDNFNRVVENICKSVD; translated from the exons ATGGATcctgctccagctccagctcccaTCCAGAACGAYTGTGAGACAGA GTCAAGTTCACTCTGGAGCTGGTGGCCCTCCTGGTGTCCAACCTCCATGTCCCTATTGAAGACTACAGAGTCTAAGATTCTTGCCT GTATTAAGAATGATTTATGGGCCAGGTTTGTGACCCTCGCAAACCAGGACCGCATATGGACTCTGTCTCTTACCAACAAGGGGACTCCCAAATCTGCAGAACAAG CACCTAAGACTCCCTTGGTGATGGTTCATGGCTTTGGAGGAGGGGTAGGGCTATGGATCAGGAACTTGGACGCCCTGAGCCGTTCGCGGACCGTCTACGCCTTTGACCTTTTGGGCTTCGGCAGGAGTTCGAGGCCTAGCTTCCCGTCAGACGCTGCCAAGGCAGAGGAGCAGTTTGTGGACTCCATTGAGCAGTGGAGGCAGGCTGTTGGTCTGGAGAACATGATCCTCCTGGGGCACAGTTTGGGGGGCTACCTGGCTACCTCATACACAATTCAGYACCCTTCCAG AGTGTCTCACCTTATCTTGGTGGACCCCTGGGGTTTCCCTGAGCGAGCCAAACCAGAGACCCAGCAGAGTGAGGATCAGGGCGCTGAGGTGGTCAAGAGGCCCACCATTCCCAGATGGGCAAGAGCAATCGTCTCGATTGTTTCCCTCTTCAACCCGCTGGCTGTTATCAGAGCTGCAGGCCCATGGG GCCCAGGCTTGGTGAACAGGTTCCGCCCCGATTTCAAAAGGAAATTCGAGGATCTCTTTGACGATGACACAATGACGCAGTACATTTACCACTGTAATGCACAGACTCCAAG TGGGGAGGTAGGTTTCCGGGCCATGTCAGAAACGCTAGGGTGGGCTAAGAGGCCAATGCTGCAGCGAGTACATCTTCTGCCGCCCTCCATGCCCGTCACCATGCTGTATGGGGCTAGATCCTGGGTGGAAAGCTCATCTGGGGACAGAGTAGCCGAGATTAGGGGCAAAGCCCACACCAAAGTGCTG CTGGTAGACGACGCCTCACACCACGTCTACGCTGATCAACCAGACAACTTCAACAGAGTGGTGGAAAACATATGTAAATCTGTAGACTGA
- the abhd4 gene encoding (Lyso)-N-acylphosphatidylethanolamine lipase isoform X1, translating to MDPAPAPAPIQNDCETELETKTNRSSSLWSWWPSWCPTSMSLLKTTESKILACIKNDLWARFVTLANQDRIWTLSLTNKGTPKSAEQAPKTPLVMVHGFGGGVGLWIRNLDALSRSRTVYAFDLLGFGRSSRPSFPSDAAKAEEQFVDSIEQWRQAVGLENMILLGHSLGGYLATSYTIQXPSRVSHLILVDPWGFPERAKPETQQSEDQGAEVVKRPTIPRWARAIVSIVSLFNPLAVIRAAGPWGPGLVNRFRPDFKRKFEDLFDDDTMTQYIYHCNAQTPSGEVGFRAMSETLGWAKRPMLQRVHLLPPSMPVTMLYGARSWVESSSGDRVAEIRGKAHTKVLLVDDASHHVYADQPDNFNRVVENICKSVD from the exons ATGGATcctgctccagctccagctcccaTCCAGAACGAYTGTGAGACAGA ATTAGAGACTAAAACAAACAG GTCAAGTTCACTCTGGAGCTGGTGGCCCTCCTGGTGTCCAACCTCCATGTCCCTATTGAAGACTACAGAGTCTAAGATTCTTGCCT GTATTAAGAATGATTTATGGGCCAGGTTTGTGACCCTCGCAAACCAGGACCGCATATGGACTCTGTCTCTTACCAACAAGGGGACTCCCAAATCTGCAGAACAAG CACCTAAGACTCCCTTGGTGATGGTTCATGGCTTTGGAGGAGGGGTAGGGCTATGGATCAGGAACTTGGACGCCCTGAGCCGTTCGCGGACCGTCTACGCCTTTGACCTTTTGGGCTTCGGCAGGAGTTCGAGGCCTAGCTTCCCGTCAGACGCTGCCAAGGCAGAGGAGCAGTTTGTGGACTCCATTGAGCAGTGGAGGCAGGCTGTTGGTCTGGAGAACATGATCCTCCTGGGGCACAGTTTGGGGGGCTACCTGGCTACCTCATACACAATTCAGYACCCTTCCAG AGTGTCTCACCTTATCTTGGTGGACCCCTGGGGTTTCCCTGAGCGAGCCAAACCAGAGACCCAGCAGAGTGAGGATCAGGGCGCTGAGGTGGTCAAGAGGCCCACCATTCCCAGATGGGCAAGAGCAATCGTCTCGATTGTTTCCCTCTTCAACCCGCTGGCTGTTATCAGAGCTGCAGGCCCATGGG GCCCAGGCTTGGTGAACAGGTTCCGCCCCGATTTCAAAAGGAAATTCGAGGATCTCTTTGACGATGACACAATGACGCAGTACATTTACCACTGTAATGCACAGACTCCAAG TGGGGAGGTAGGTTTCCGGGCCATGTCAGAAACGCTAGGGTGGGCTAAGAGGCCAATGCTGCAGCGAGTACATCTTCTGCCGCCCTCCATGCCCGTCACCATGCTGTATGGGGCTAGATCCTGGGTGGAAAGCTCATCTGGGGACAGAGTAGCCGAGATTAGGGGCAAAGCCCACACCAAAGTGCTG CTGGTAGACGACGCCTCACACCACGTCTACGCTGATCAACCAGACAACTTCAACAGAGTGGTGGAAAACATATGTAAATCTGTAGACTGA